The sequence GGAGAATAAGAGGCTGGACGCGACCACGCTTGCCTAACACACCAGCTCGTGGAAGATGACAGAGGACCTGGCGCTCAAAGGAAGACAGGAGGCTTTCCATGCCAGATGGGGAACTGGTGCTGGAGTTGGTCTGGGGCGTGATTCGGTTGCGGTAGTCCTGGATAGTGAGCTTGGCCACCTCACATTCTCGATGGCGATTGTAGAGGATGAGCAGAGAGAGGCTGGAGTGGCAGAGCAGGCGCCAGGCCTCAGCAGAGTGAGGAGAACGGGTTAAAGAAAGGAAAGACGAATGCTGTTGGTGACGGAGGTAGAGGACCAAACAAGAAAGGGAAGAGAGTAGCGGAGACATGTGATGCCTGTGAGTGCtacaaacagaagaaagagaggaaaaaatgcctttaaaatCCCCGTGAATCAACCAACATGTCATCTATCACAAGGTAATTGAGTAGAAAGTGCATCAGACACAGCAgagcaaaacaagacaacatttcAACCACACCTTACAATCTCTCCATTCTTCTCCTCTGGAGcatcctcttctccttctccactCAGCTCCAGTTCTTCATCTGGATCAATGTCTGGCTCTGGTGTAGGAGGTGGAACCAGGTCTTCTTGATTTCTTAAGCTATCCACCTCTACCTTTTGCACTTCTTCatgcttttcctttttcatcCTGCGACCCCTTTTGGGAGTAGGCGTGGAAGGTGGTGAGGGACTCTTTACCTGGGACACCATAGAAGGTGCTTGGAATTTTCTAGCAGGCAGTGGTAAGCTAGGCCCCTTCTTAGCGGCTGCAGGCTGAGCCGAAGCAGGTGGAGAAAGTGAAAGGGAGAAGGAGACGTTGCCTGTGCTGGAGCGAGTAGCTGGTGATTCCCTCTCCCTGGTGAAAAGAGAGGGCGGATTTGGGTTTGAGGCAGACGGCTGAGGGACAGCAAAGGAATGACTTTGAGCGGCAGAGGTGGGAGATGACATGGGGTGGGGGTGTGTGTTACTGCCATTTGATGAGCTGTGGAGGTGTGACATCTCCATGGCTGTTCTGACCTCCGGCTGGTTGGCGTGGTGCTTCTCCAGGTGGCGTGCTAGGGAACGGAAGTGGCGGCCACAGTATGGGCAGTGCTGTCGCCGGCTCACTGTGGCGCCACTGGAGCTGCCAATGTTTATATTGATGTTATTGTTTATGTTGGTGGTTGGGGGTGCCAGGGAACTTACTGGGGGCTGGGGCTGGGATCTAGTCGGGGGTGCAACAGGTGCTGGGCGGGAGAAGGAGGAGCATGGGCGTCCTGGTCCTCTGGAGGAGGTGGGCGCACCCCTCTTCTTTGAATTGACTGCTGGGGGCAATTTGCGCTTCTTGCGGCGGCGAAGCATTCGTCCCCGTATCTCCTCaatttcctcttcttcatcatcgtcgtcgtcgtcatcatcttcttcctcttcatcctcctctcggTCTGAATCACTAGGTTCAGAGTGTGTGAGTGGGGAGGATGAGGGCGATAATGACCAGGAGGGGGTCAGGTAATCAGAAACGGAGAGGGACAACGGGTGGGggccagcctcctcctcctggttagagatttgaaaacaaaaccaaacaagttATGCCAAAGTATTTCTGTATACAGACAATCTACTTTTTTATGACAGCTGAAGTTCAAGAATAAGGTTAGCAACATTTTCCTTAACTTGTCTATGGAAATAAGCCAGAGCTCATTGGTTCCAACTGAGGGAATGGTATACTATATAGTATAGTAATTGTTGCTTAAACTGGAGAACCATACATTAGTGCAGTTGACTGTCACCTCAGAGCAACGACGGTTTATTACACAAAGAACTTGAGGCTTGGCTAAAAGGACATTCCAGCATAATACCAGCATCTTTAACCTCTTTACCCCAATTACCCATCAGCTTAGTGGCTCACCATTGCATTCTCGCCCCAGTCTGTCAGGCTGTAGTCCACCGTGATCTCCTCTCCTTTGGCAATGTCTCGGATTGCTATGACAACCAGCCGCACCTGGGTCCCACAGTGGACTTCTCGAATTCGGCAGTTGGGCGGCGGATGAAACAGCACCGGTCCTCTAACACCACTTGCCCCCTCCTCCCCCAACTCTGGAACACTGGAAAACATAAATTGGTATTAACAACATGACTCTCcgaatcaaaaaaaaaaagaatctgggCCAAGTGGTAGGAGGGGTTCTTGTTACCAGAGCTGAGTGGGATCCGGCAGGTAGTAGGGACTGCCAGGTGGAGGGAGGCGGTCTTCTGCACCCTCTGGATACTGGCCATTACCTGGGAGAGAGTGAACCGTTTAAATGTAGCACTTTATTGCCACCAAAAGGCCTTATGTTTGAAAGAAGGAAGGTGCAACAAggcataattgttttttttaaaagcatcagAGTGGATAAATATACCAGAGGGCAGTACTACAAAGCAAGATTAATGGGTTTGTCATGTATGTTGAGCCTAAGGCCAGAGTTTTTCACTGTCATGAAGGTGGCTAAATCACCACGGTAACTTATGCTGCACAGATAACTTGCCGCAGAGGAGTTAATGTTCAGAGTTTCGGATTTACATCATCTATAAGAAGGACCATCATTTTACAAATTCTTTTAGTGACAATTCTTTATGAGCAGCATAGATCCTTAGTATAGGAAATATGTTATATTGCAATACTGTTGAGCTATAATTTCGTAATGTCACTGAGCGAAGCCATGCAGTAGCACAAACTGCACGCACCACATTACCATGGGAACCCACATGCATGAAGTTGGTGGtgcagaaaactgcaaaaatacatttttatgcttGGTCCTGATTTACTAATAGAACAAATATCAGTAAACTGAttagtttatttgtatttatcacagagaacATTTACTCAATAACAgtaatttcattttgatttggcTACAAACTAAAGTGATTTCCACATATCATTCATTATGGCACACAGTCCATTTTGTTTGGATAAAGAGTCACATAACACAGTAAAGATGCACAAAGCcaagtgaaaaaaaactatcaacaaagaaagttgatgaCCATGATTGGGGTTTTGGGTTTTGTTGAGCTAGCttacacaaaaaaagcattGCATTGCAATCTGGTACACCACTCTAATggcaatgtgtttgtgtgtgtttctacatATACCAGGGCTGTAGCTGTGCTCCGAcatgctctcctcctcctcatcttctgttACATACGCTCGGTCACACACCTTCACAGGTGTCCCCTTCCTTTTTCTCCCACACACGCGGCtggaaaaacaaatcacagcttCATCAAGCATAATGACACACTCAGACAAAACAGTGCTTGAGACCTTCttgctgtaaatattttgaTGGAGGCCAGCTGAAATGTGCTGAGCATGTACTATACCTACGGcagaataaaaattacaacaaaaaaggcAGGAACTTTTTTTCTGGGCATGGTGACAGCAATGATTAGTCTTCCTTTTTCCcttcaatttgtgtttttaatttggcAAACAACTAATACAAAGACTTTTTCAAACTTGTATTTCTGAATCCAGGACATACGCTTTTTGAGAGCTGCATCAATGAATAGATTGATAGCAtcgccaactattttgataatcaagtaatttgtaacttttttgggGGATATGAATATTTCCACGTTTCTTTCCTGAATATCATTGGGTTGTCAACCAACCAAGACATTTCATGATGTCACCTTGACCTCTGACAAacactgatccacatttttcactatattctgacatttcataATTACTATTATATTACTTGACTGATCAACTTACCGTAGCCTAATACTACCCCTGGTTTTTCATCCTGTCTGTGTAGCTGGTAGACCAGGAGTACAATAGTCTCTAATTTGGTAGtaagaaataaaacagctgAGATGTGATCAAGAGCCAATCTACTGTAAACACGCAGTCAGTGTGGAGGCTTTGCTTGCAGCTTAGGGGTGTGACATTTATCAAATGGCTTATTTTACTGGAAATGACCCCATTCCTGTATTTCATTACGTCAGACTGTGTAAACGCAGTtagaaaatacacacaacatacaTCCCTAATCCACAGAGCCAGGTGAGAGCCAACTGTTTTGGAATGCATTTTGGTCGTGGTCAGCAACTTTGTTTACTCACCGCCGAATAAGCCACACATCACGATTTATACCAGCTAAGCAGACAAGAACTGATGAATGATTTCCACAGTGTTGACTTAAATGTTCATAGATCTGCAGTGCAAGAAATCAGTGACAGACACTATCGCTGAAAGAGATAACTGACGGAGCAGATGATACCTCCTGGCTGCATGCTAACATTAATGCTAAACggttagcctgttagcttcCAGCAGCTAACGCTCATGCTTCTGaaaccaacaaaaaatgaaGACCTCCGAAAAATTGCAAAGCGAGCCGGAGGGAGGGAAAAGCAACCTCAGAGGCACAACAACTGCAGCCCACGGGCAAACTAAAAACCCCTTTACCTTCTCTGTTTTCTGCAAAATAGCGCCGGAGACATGCACGCGAATAAAGGCTTACAACTACACGGATGCGGGTTCTTGCATTTTCCTCACGAATTCCTGGTGAAAACAAGCGTTCGCGGAGACGACCTAGAGTCCCAATGCGCTCACTCACCCCCGTAGCGGCGGCGGTTTGCTCCCATCCCCGTCGCTGTCGAGGGTCGGTGGTTCCCGGTAGTCAAAAGGCGACCGTACATTCTCCGCCATTAGGACTGCCTTCCCTACCTCTCGTGCTCCGGTGTTGCACAACACGCATGTGCACAGCATCCTTTGGGGTTCTCTCGGTAAAATGGGGAGCACCCACCTCTACAACACGGAGACCTACAGGCTAACGGGGCTGCATGACAACTTTTATTTCTGGGCATAGATGGAAAGAGCAGCTATGTGGCGTCTCAGGGCGTTGTGACCTCTTATATATCCACACGGAGGCGCAATTAAATCTATGCGCTCAAATCTCAAATCTTCGTCAAATAAATTGCGTTGTAGACTAtcagggtcattccagaattggaggacattttacatcccacccatcaaattttcaaataatccatgtacaaaataataaagcatgcagttgttgtgtaaatttacttgtcctgagactaaatcttaaaaaaaaaaaaaaaaaaaaaactgggagaaaagaatgtttgaaaatattattaaaataccaaataagtctggggagacccccccccccccggaccaaattgaatctcaaataaaacagttaaaatgaaatttaaatctcctttttttggcaTTGTTTTTTCCATTGATGTCTGTGGTAATTGTGGAAACATTTTGTAAATCaacaaaatacttaaaataataattattatgcatggacgTGTGTACCCCAACAACCCTATTAGCATAacatttttagctggtagaagaaaacagtgaatcacatgaaacgctggaattaacatcatcaaactgttttccaaaagaatgggtagagcaaacaTACACTAGCATTCCAAAGtttgggaaaaaataaaaaataaaagtttgggatcacccaggcagtttcatgttttccatgaaaactcacacttttattcatgcgctaacataattgcacaagggttttctaatcatcaatcagcctttcaacaccattagctaacataatgtagcattagaacacagaagcgctggttgctggaaatgttcctctgtaatcctatgtagatattccattaaaaatcagccgtttccagctagaatggtcatttaccacattaacaatgtttagactggagttttgattcatttattattatcttcattgaaaaaatgcttttatttcaaaaataaggacatttctaaatgatcccaaacttttgaacagtagtgcgtGTCCTCACttccatttttcatattttcataacattgtcagctttatcgaatgtctcactctacctcatgttatcaggataagacaaattcattttacttttctctTGACTTCTTctatcagtaagtttgtcctgttggtcagcagtaacagctagctaaatatctagcttctactctgagaaaaagctaacattagcatgcattagcaaccctgttactgtgattagagtagggttagcaaacaacacataaaacatggattaaaaatggtaccattgatgtgtaagctgagccaatcaagcctatTATTggtgaatatgtagcagaaaattgcaaaagagagagaggcttatttttcaaaaattttgaagcccaaatgtcctccagttttGAAATGACCCATTTGACTCCTGCCCATGGTTGCTGACAGTACTTTTAAGTAGGGATGCAACAAACAACTTAATTATCGATTAATTTAACGATTGATCgattagttgttttgtcttacaaatgtcagaaatggtgaaaaatgtcgatCAATTTTGACAAATATCACAGAAgagcaaagaaaccagaaattaTTCATATTTCAGAAGCTGGAATCACATCAAAAGTCGACTGTCAAAACAgcttatatttttctaaatagtTGTCACCTGATCAATTTATTGGTGCAGCTCTTAGCAGAGA comes from Amphiprion ocellaris isolate individual 3 ecotype Okinawa chromosome 23, ASM2253959v1, whole genome shotgun sequence and encodes:
- the LOC111587503 gene encoding uncharacterized protein LOC111587503 — protein: MLCTCVLCNTGAREVGKAVLMAENVRSPFDYREPPTLDSDGDGSKPPPLRGRVCGRKRKGTPVKVCDRAYVTEDEEEESMSEHSYSPGNGQYPEGAEDRLPPPGSPYYLPDPTQLCVPELGEEGASGVRGPVLFHPPPNCRIREVHCGTQVRLVVIAIRDIAKGEEITVDYSLTDWGENAMEEEAGPHPLSLSVSDYLTPSWSLSPSSSPLTHSEPSDSDREEDEEEEDDDDDDDDEEEEIEEIRGRMLRRRKKRKLPPAVNSKKRGAPTSSRGPGRPCSSFSRPAPVAPPTRSQPQPPVSSLAPPTTNINNNININIGSSSGATVSRRQHCPYCGRHFRSLARHLEKHHANQPEVRTAMEMSHLHSSSNGSNTHPHPMSSPTSAAQSHSFAVPQPSASNPNPPSLFTRERESPATRSSTGNVSFSLSLSPPASAQPAAAKKGPSLPLPARKFQAPSMVSQVKSPSPPSTPTPKRGRRMKKEKHEEVQKVEVDSLRNQEDLVPPPTPEPDIDPDEELELSGEGEEDAPEEKNGEIVSTHRHHMSPLLSSLSCLVLYLRHQQHSSFLSLTRSPHSAEAWRLLCHSSLSLLILYNRHRECEVAKLTIQDYRNRITPQTNSSTSSPSGMESLLSSFERQVLCHLPRAGVLGKRGRVQPLILPPHCESCLDLLLRTSPNVGVDPESPYIFSRPYHSPATPLRGTDLLRNLARASGAKNPGSLTATRVRRQVAILTQLLLLEEGEGQSGAIKRLEDFLEREYHVTQNCSTIMRDPALMGRVGRVVLYGEREGVLFRGMSLQHICLELDVMSGNSADSFSEDSEAEEQKEDVKEKQEVVPKKKGPGRPPRKKRAPVPAPPVGPSLANVHKKRSVPPKSGKRGVLKRPWSEAERVAVETHLNRNLMELRVPAKADCERCLELCPLLVSNQRDWRAIKFYVHNRIQLLKKQGRRESAAAVC